CGATGAGCTTGAGCTCGTGCAGCACCTCGAAGTAGGCGATCTGCGGCTGGTATCCCGCCTCGACCAGCGTCTCGAAGCCCGCCTGCACGAGGTGGCTCATGCCACCGCAGAGCACGGCCTGCTCGCCGAACAGGTCGGTCTCGGTCTCTTCGGTGAACGTCGTCTTGATGACGCCGGCGCGGGTGCCGCCGATCGCCTTCGCGTACGACAGGGCCAGCTCCCACGCCTTGCCCGACGCGTCGCGCTCGACGGCGATGATGTCGGGGATGCCTCGGCCGGCGACGAACTCGCGGCGCACGGTGTGGCCGGGAGCCTTGGGGGCGATGAGGATGACGTCGATGCCCTCGGGAGCGTCGATGTAGCCGTAGCGGATGTTGAAGCCGTGCGCGAAGGCGAGCGCCTTGCCGGGGGTCAGCTTGTCCTTGATGGACTCGTTGTAGATGGTGCGCTGGTGCTGGTCCGGCGCGAGGATCATGATGACGTCGGCCCACTCGGCCGCGTCGGCGACGTTCTTGACAGGGAAGCCGGCCTCCTCGGCCTTCGCGATCGACTTCGAGCCCTCCTTGAGGGCGATGGTGACCTCGACACCCGAGTCGCGAAGGTTCATGGCGTGGGCGTGGCCCTGCGAGCCGTAGCCGACGATCGCGACCTTCTTGCCCTGGATGATCGAGAGGTCGGCGTCTGCGTCGTAGAAGATCTCGGTGCTCACGGTGTTGTTTCTCCTTGCTAGTGGTTGAACAGGCCCTTCGACAGGCTCAGGGACCCAGAAGTTCGTATCGTCTGCGAGTCAGCCGCGCAGGACGCGCTCGGTGATGCTCTTGCCGCCGCGGCCGATGGCGAGCAGGCCCGACTGGGCGAGCTCCTTGATGCCGAAGGGCTCGAGTGCGCGCAGCAGCGCCTGCACCTTGCCCTGGTCGCCCGTGACCTCGACGACCACGGCATCCGGGGCGTAGTCGACGATCGACGCCCGGAACAGGTTGACGATCTCGAGCACGTTCGAGCGGGTGTTGTTGTCGGTGCGCACCTTGATGAGCATGTGCTCGCGCTGCACCGAGCTCGACGGCTCGAGCTCGACGACCTTGATCACGTTGATCAGCTTGTTCAGCTGCTTGGTGACCTGCTCGAGCGGCAGGGCGTCGACATCGACGACGACCGTGATGCGGGAGATGCCCGCGACCTCGGTCACGCCGACGGCGAGCGAGTGGATGTTGAACCCGCGGCGGGCGAAGAGGCCCGCGACGCGGGTCAGGATGCCCGGGGTGTCCTCGACGAGGAGGCTCAGCACGTGTGTGGACATGGCTCAGATCTCCTCATCGAATGCCGGGGCGTGATCACGCGCGTACTGGATGTAGCTGTTGCTGACGCCCTGGGGCACCATGGGCCAGACCATCGCGTCGGCACTGACGACGAAGTCGATCACGACCGGACGGTCGTCGGTCTCGAGTGCCGTCCGGATCGCGGCATCCACGTCCTCCTGCTTCTCGACTCGCAGCGCGAGGCAGCCGTACGCCTCGGCGAGTTTGACGAAGTCGGGGATGCGCACGGTGCCGTGTCCCGTGTTCAGGTCGGTGTTCGAGTGCCTGCCCTCGTAGAACAGCGTCTGCCATTGGCGCACCATGCCGAGCGACGAGTTGTTGATGATGGCGACCTTGATCGGGATGTTGTTGATGACGCAGGTCGCGAGCTCCTGATTCGTCATCTGGAAGCATCCGTCGCCGTCGATGGCCCAGACCACGCGGTCGGGCTCGGCCACCTTCGCGCCCATGGCCGCCGGAACGGAGTAGCCCATGGTGCCCGCGCCACCCGAGTTCAGCCAGGAGTTCGGCCGCTCGTACTTGATGAACTGCGCCGCCCACATCTGGTGCTGCCCCACCCCGGACGCATAGACCGCCTCGGGGCCGGTGAGCTCGCCGATGCGCTGGATGACGTACTGCGGCGACATCAGGCCGTCCTCCGGCTGGGCGTAGCCCAGGGGGAACTCGGATTTCAGCCCGTCGAGGTACGACCACCACTCCTCGGTGTCCGGCGTCCCACCCGCGATCGCGCCGCGGAAGGCCGTGTCGAGGTCGACGAGCACATCGCGCACATCGCCGACGATCGGCACATCGGCCGTACGGATCTTCGAGATCTCAGCAGGGTCGATGTCGACGTGCACGACCTTCGCGTTCGGGGCGAAGAGTGCGGCCTTGCCCGTGACACGATCGTCGAAGCGCGCGCCGAGCGAGACGATGAGGTCGGATTCCTGAAGCGCCAGCACAGCCGGGACCGTGCCGTGCATGCCGGGCATGCCGAGGTGCTGCGGGTGTGAGTCGGGGAAGGCACCACGGGCCATCAGCGTGGTCACGACGGGCGCGCCGGTCGACTCGGCGAGCGTCAGCAGCTCGGCCGAGGCGTGCGCGCGGATCACGCCGCCACCGACGTACAGCACGGGCTTCTTCGACTCGGCCAGCAGGGTGGCCGCGGCCTGGATCTGCTTGCCGTGCGCCTTGGTGACGGGGCGATACCCGGGCAGGTCGATCCGCGGGGGCCACACGAACGGTGCGATCTGCTGCTGTGCGTCCTTGGTGATGTCGACGAGCACCGGGCCGGGGCGGCCGGTCGAGGCGACCTCGAACGCCGCGGCGATCGCGCCGGGGATCTCCTCCGCGGTCTTGACGAGGAACGAGTGCTTGGTCACCGGCATGGTGATGCCGACGATGTCGGCCTCCTGGAAGGCGTCCGTTCCCATCAGCGTCGAGAACACCTGACCGGTGATCGCGACCATCGGCACCGAGTCCATATAGGCGTCGGCGATCGCGGTGACGAGGTTCGTCGCACCGGGGCCGGAGGTGGCGATGCAGACGCCGACCTTCCCGGTGGCCGCGGCATAGCCTTCGGCGGCGTGACCCGCGCCCTGCTCGTGCCGGACCAGCACGTGACGCAGACCCGAGGCATCCATGAGCGGATCGTAAACCGGCATGATGGCGCCGCCGGGGATGCCGAAGACGTCGGTGACACCGAGCTTCTCGAGCGAGCGGACGACGGCCTCGGCCCCTGAGATCTCGGGAGCTGCGGAGGGACGTGCGGGCGGCCGCGGCACGGCGGTCGCAGATTCAGGAGTCATTTCGCATCCTTGGTGATCTGTGTCGTCAGGAGGTCAGCCGGTCACCGCGCCCTGTGCGGCGGAGCGCACGAGACGGGAGTACTTGGCGAGGACGCCACGGGTATAGCGCGGGGGAAGGGGCTCCCAGCCCTCACGGCGGGAGCTCAGCTCAGCCTCCTCGACGAGTAGCTCGAGGGAGCGAGCCGCGATATCGACCCGTATCAGATCACCATCGCGCACGAAGGCGATAGGACCTGCGTCCACGGCTTCGGGTGCTATGTGGCCGATGCACAGGCCGGTTGTGCCGCCTGAGAATCGTCCGTCCGTCAACAGTAGTACATCTTTTCCGAGGCCCGCGCCCTTGATGGCCGCGGTGATGGCGAGCATCTCGCGCATGCCGGGTCCGCCCTTGGGGCCCTCGTATCGGATGACGATCACGTCGCCGGCGTTGATCTCCCCGGCCGCCAGGGCATCCATCGCCCCGCGCTCGCGCTCGAACACGCGTGCCGGACCCTCGAACACGTCCGCGTCGAAGCCCGCGGACTTCACCACGGCACCCTCAGGAGCGAGCGAGCCGTGCAGGATGGTGATGCCGCCCGATGCGTGAATCGGGTTGTCGAAGGTGTGGATCACGTCGCCGTCGACGGGATCCGGGTTCAGGTCGCGCAGGTTCTCGGCGACGGTCTTGCCGGTGACGGTCAGCGCGTCGCCGTGGATCAGGCCCTCGTCGAGCATCGCCTTCATGATCACCGGGATGCCGCCGTGACGGTCGACGTCGTTCATCACGTACTGACCGAACGGCTTCATGTCGGCCACGTGCGGGGTGCGGCTTCCGATGCGGTTGAAGTCGTGCAGCGACAGCTCGATTCCCGCCTCGTTGGCGATCGCCAGCAGGTGCAGCACGACGTTCGTCGAGCCGCCGAGCGCCATCGCCAGCGCGATGGCGTTCTCGAACGACTCCTTGGTGAGGATGTCCTTCGTGGTGATGCCCTGACGCAGCAGGTTCACGACTGCCTCGCCCGAGCGGTGCGCGAAGTAGTCGCGGCGGCGGTCGGCCGCCGGTGGCGCAGCCGAGCCGGGAAGGCTCAGGCCGAGCGCCTCGGCGACGGATGCCATGGTGTTGGCGGTGTACATGCCCCCGCACGCGCCCTCACCCGGCGCGAACGCGCATTCGATCCGCTTGAGGTCCTCCTCAGACATCCGGCCCGCTCGGCACGCGCCCACGCCCTCGAACGAGTCGATGATCGTGATGTTCTTCTCGGTGCCGTCAGAGAGCTTGACCCAGCCGGGCGCGATCGATCCCGCGTACAGGAACACGCTCGACAGGCCGAGGCGAGCGCTGGCCATCAGCATGCCGGGGATCGACTTGTCGCAGCCGGCGAGCAGCACCGTGCCGTCCAGGCGCTCGGCCATGATCACCGTCTCGACCGAGTCGGCGATGACCTCGCGAGACACCAGTGAGAAGTGCATGCCCTCGTGGCCCATCGAGATCCCGTCCGAGACGGAGATGGTGCCGAACTGCAGGGGGTACCCGCCACCCGAGTGCACGCCCTCCTTCGCGCCCTGTGCGAGCCGGTCGAGGCTCAGGTTGCACGGCGTGATCTCGTTCCAGCTCGATGCGATGCCGACCTGCGGCTTCTCCCAGTCGGCGTCGCCCATGCCCACGGCGCGGAGCATGCCGCGGGAGGTGGTCGCCTCGATGCCGTCGGTGACGACGCGGCTGCGGGGCTTGATGTCGATGTCTGGCTGGGCGCCCGACATGCCGGGCTGAGAATCGCGGGTGGACATGACGGAAGTCTATTCCGGTCGGGCGGCCCGTTCCGACGCGATGACTTCCAGAAGTTCGGCGACCTGCTGTGGGGATCCCACACGCAGCGTGGCGGCTGTCTCCCCCGGTCCGACGCGCACGCCGAGGTCGTCACGGGTGAGCACCCGCAGTGCGTCTTCGTCGGTGACGTCGTCGCCGGCGAACAGGATGCCGGTGGCACCTGTGTGCGCGCGCAGCACCGCGATCGCCGTGTCCTTCCCCTCGTCGCGCGAGGAGTACTCGAGGATGCGATCGCCGGTGCGGCGGCGCCAGTGCCGGGCGCGGCGCGCGAACACCTCGTCGACCGCTGTGAAGGCCTCCTGCTCCACCTCGGGCCGTGCGGGGCGACCGTGGATGCCGATCCCGAACGTCTTGCTCTCCAGCTCGACCCCGGGATACGCGCTCAGAAGGGGTGCGAGCTCTTCGAGCAGGGCGTCGCGCAGCATTCTGTCCGGGTCTTCGGCGTCAGCCCCCGCCTCGCCCTCCCCGGGGTACCAGTACTGGGCGCCGTGGGATCCGGCCAGCACGATCGGCGAGTCGTCGCCGTGCTCGGCGATCTCGCGCAGGTGCACGAGGCTGCGTCCGGAGATGAAGGCCACCGTCGTGTGTGGCAGAGCGGTGAGATCGACCAGCGCCTTCTGCACCTCGGGGATCGCGCGCGCCGACATCGGGTCGGCGACGAGCTCGGACGCCGTGCCGTCGAAGTCGAGCGCGACGAGCAGCCTCTGCGTGCGGGCGATCGCCGACACGGCCGGGTCGGATGCGCCCGGATGCCACTCGCGGGTCATCCGTGTGCTCCCTCGTGCCGGCGGTGGCGATTGCGCCCGGCCTGCTCGAGCGCGCGCAGGAACGACTGCGACCAGGCGGTGACGTCGTTCTCGAGCACTCGCTTGCGCAGCGCGCGCATCCGCTTGCCCTGCTCGGCGCGGGGCATCTCGATCGCGTCGACGATGGCATCCTTGAGGCCCTCGATGTCGTGCGGGTTCA
The window above is part of the Microbacterium sp. nov. GSS16 genome. Proteins encoded here:
- the ilvD gene encoding dihydroxy-acid dehydratase, encoding MSTRDSQPGMSGAQPDIDIKPRSRVVTDGIEATTSRGMLRAVGMGDADWEKPQVGIASSWNEITPCNLSLDRLAQGAKEGVHSGGGYPLQFGTISVSDGISMGHEGMHFSLVSREVIADSVETVIMAERLDGTVLLAGCDKSIPGMLMASARLGLSSVFLYAGSIAPGWVKLSDGTEKNITIIDSFEGVGACRAGRMSEEDLKRIECAFAPGEGACGGMYTANTMASVAEALGLSLPGSAAPPAADRRRDYFAHRSGEAVVNLLRQGITTKDILTKESFENAIALAMALGGSTNVVLHLLAIANEAGIELSLHDFNRIGSRTPHVADMKPFGQYVMNDVDRHGGIPVIMKAMLDEGLIHGDALTVTGKTVAENLRDLNPDPVDGDVIHTFDNPIHASGGITILHGSLAPEGAVVKSAGFDADVFEGPARVFERERGAMDALAAGEINAGDVIVIRYEGPKGGPGMREMLAITAAIKGAGLGKDVLLLTDGRFSGGTTGLCIGHIAPEAVDAGPIAFVRDGDLIRVDIAARSLELLVEEAELSSRREGWEPLPPRYTRGVLAKYSRLVRSAAQGAVTG
- the otsB gene encoding trehalose-phosphatase, producing MTREWHPGASDPAVSAIARTQRLLVALDFDGTASELVADPMSARAIPEVQKALVDLTALPHTTVAFISGRSLVHLREIAEHGDDSPIVLAGSHGAQYWYPGEGEAGADAEDPDRMLRDALLEELAPLLSAYPGVELESKTFGIGIHGRPARPEVEQEAFTAVDEVFARRARHWRRRTGDRILEYSSRDEGKDTAIAVLRAHTGATGILFAGDDVTDEDALRVLTRDDLGVRVGPGETAATLRVGSPQQVAELLEVIASERAARPE
- the ilvN gene encoding acetolactate synthase small subunit, with protein sequence MSTHVLSLLVEDTPGILTRVAGLFARRGFNIHSLAVGVTEVAGISRITVVVDVDALPLEQVTKQLNKLINVIKVVELEPSSSVQREHMLIKVRTDNNTRSNVLEIVNLFRASIVDYAPDAVVVEVTGDQGKVQALLRALEPFGIKELAQSGLLAIGRGGKSITERVLRG
- a CDS encoding acetolactate synthase large subunit, which encodes MTPESATAVPRPPARPSAAPEISGAEAVVRSLEKLGVTDVFGIPGGAIMPVYDPLMDASGLRHVLVRHEQGAGHAAEGYAAATGKVGVCIATSGPGATNLVTAIADAYMDSVPMVAITGQVFSTLMGTDAFQEADIVGITMPVTKHSFLVKTAEEIPGAIAAAFEVASTGRPGPVLVDITKDAQQQIAPFVWPPRIDLPGYRPVTKAHGKQIQAAATLLAESKKPVLYVGGGVIRAHASAELLTLAESTGAPVVTTLMARGAFPDSHPQHLGMPGMHGTVPAVLALQESDLIVSLGARFDDRVTGKAALFAPNAKVVHVDIDPAEISKIRTADVPIVGDVRDVLVDLDTAFRGAIAGGTPDTEEWWSYLDGLKSEFPLGYAQPEDGLMSPQYVIQRIGELTGPEAVYASGVGQHQMWAAQFIKYERPNSWLNSGGAGTMGYSVPAAMGAKVAEPDRVVWAIDGDGCFQMTNQELATCVINNIPIKVAIINNSSLGMVRQWQTLFYEGRHSNTDLNTGHGTVRIPDFVKLAEAYGCLALRVEKQEDVDAAIRTALETDDRPVVIDFVVSADAMVWPMVPQGVSNSYIQYARDHAPAFDEEI
- the ilvC gene encoding ketol-acid reductoisomerase encodes the protein MSTEIFYDADADLSIIQGKKVAIVGYGSQGHAHAMNLRDSGVEVTIALKEGSKSIAKAEEAGFPVKNVADAAEWADVIMILAPDQHQRTIYNESIKDKLTPGKALAFAHGFNIRYGYIDAPEGIDVILIAPKAPGHTVRREFVAGRGIPDIIAVERDASGKAWELALSYAKAIGGTRAGVIKTTFTEETETDLFGEQAVLCGGMSHLVQAGFETLVEAGYQPQIAYFEVLHELKLIVDLMWEGGIAKQRWSISDTAEFGDYVSGPRVIDAGVKERMQGVLADIQSGAFAKRFIEDQDNGAEEFLALREKEQGHPIEATGKELRSLFAWKSQDEDYVEGSAAR